Proteins co-encoded in one Macrobrachium nipponense isolate FS-2020 chromosome 24, ASM1510439v2, whole genome shotgun sequence genomic window:
- the LOC135205810 gene encoding gastrula zinc finger protein XlCGF8.2DB-like, with amino-acid sequence METEDPSSSLINPENENVDIPVAENDGVALFLEPEAVDFEETETMEAKDPLSLSSIHDKNENFESHLTVGADDDEGSLYSGPSIEVEVKAEPQVFEFDETTDGEKDSLSCDEECSQKMTGKGCVKELRGHGKTRKEKKLHTCNECGRTFLQSKKLKLHMRTHTGEKPYTCTECQSRLSTPESLKVHMRIHTGEKPFVCAECGSQFRQLSAFKRHMKIHTGEKPFACTECKSRFSEADRLKRHIRAHTGEKPFACTECPVSFSQSTDLKRHMKLHTGEKPFSCNECQSSFYSSSHLKRHMRIHTGEKPYTCPECHMSFSQSHCLKAHLKVHT; translated from the coding sequence ATGGAAACTGAAGACCCATCATCCTCTTTAATAAACCCAGAAAATGAAAATGTGGATATTCCAGTTGCAGAAAATGATGGTGTAGCATTGTTTTTAGAACCTGAAGCTGTGGACTTTGAAGAAACTGAGACGATGGAAGCGAAAGACCCACTATCATTGTCATCAattcatgataaaaatgaaaattttgagaGTCATCTGACTGTAGGTGCAGATGATGATGAGGGCTCTTTGTACTCAGGCCCATCAATTGAGGTTGAGGTCAAGGCAGAGCCACAAGTTTTCGAGTTTGATGAAACTACAGATGGTGAGAAGGACTCTCTAAGTTGTGACGAAGAATGTAGTCAGAAAATGACTGGGAAAGGATGTGTAAAGGAGCTCAGAGGTCACGGGAAGACTCGTAAAGAAAAGAAGCTGCacacttgtaatgaatgtggGAGAACGTTTTTACAGTCGAAGAAACTAAAActacacatgagaactcatacaggagaaaaGCCTTACACTTGCACTGAATGTCAAAGTCGTCTTTCTACTCCAGAGAGTCTGAAAGTGCACATGAGAATTCACACGGGAGAGAAGCCATTTGTTTGTGCTGAATGTGGAAGCCAATTTAGACAACTAAGTGCATTTAAAAGGCACATGAAAattcatactggagagaagccatttgctTGCACTGAATGCAAAAGTAGATTTTCAGAGGCAGACCGACTTAAAAGACATATAAGAGCTCACACGGGAGAGAAGCCGTTTGCTTGCACTGAATGTCCAGTTAGTTTTTCTCAGTCAACTGATCTCAAAAGACACATGAAATTACATACTGGCGAGAAACCATTCTCTTGTAATGAATGTcaaagtagtttttattcttCGAGTCATCTCAAAAGACACAtgagaatccatactggagagaagccatacaCTTGTCCCGAATGTCACATGAGCTTTTCGCAGTCACATTGTCTAAAAGCTCACCTGAAGGTGCATACATGA